One stretch of Chryseobacterium fluminis DNA includes these proteins:
- a CDS encoding pyridoxal phosphate-dependent aminotransferase, whose protein sequence is MKVSKLAANLIGSEIVKIGNEVNDLKAKGAEIANLTIGDLNSNIYPIPAKLKEEIQKAYQNNLTNYPPANGLLSLRKEVSKDLMTRWNLDYAPNDILITAGSRPLIYAVYKTIVDEGDKVVYPTPSWNNNHYAYLTSADAVEVKTTPENNFLPTADDLRPHLSGAVLVALCSPLNPTGTMFTEEQLSEICELILEENKKRGEDEKPLYLMYDQIYSNLTFGAKHVDPVSLFPEMRDYTIYIDGISKCLAATGVRVGWGFGPAHILDKMKALLTHVGAWAPKPEQEATAKYYENPDDVNTFVEDFKNKLEASLKVLHNGIQDLKGKGLAVNSIEPMGALYLTIKLDYIGKTKPDGSVIENSSDLVFYLINEAGVALVPFSAFGEEKSEPWFRASVGGVATEEISAMMPKLEKALIALK, encoded by the coding sequence GTGAAAGTTTCAAAATTAGCGGCGAACCTGATCGGTTCAGAAATTGTAAAAATTGGTAACGAAGTAAATGATTTAAAGGCAAAAGGAGCGGAAATTGCGAATCTTACCATTGGTGATTTGAATTCTAATATCTATCCGATTCCTGCAAAGTTAAAGGAAGAAATTCAGAAGGCTTATCAGAACAATCTGACGAATTATCCGCCTGCTAACGGGCTTTTATCTTTAAGAAAAGAAGTTTCTAAAGACCTGATGACAAGATGGAATTTAGACTACGCTCCTAATGATATTTTGATTACTGCTGGGTCAAGACCATTGATTTATGCTGTTTATAAAACCATTGTCGACGAAGGGGATAAAGTCGTTTACCCTACACCGTCATGGAATAATAATCACTATGCATACCTCACTTCGGCGGATGCAGTAGAAGTGAAAACAACTCCCGAAAACAATTTCCTTCCCACTGCAGACGATTTGAGACCTCATTTATCAGGAGCAGTTCTGGTAGCGCTTTGTTCACCACTGAATCCAACCGGAACCATGTTTACAGAAGAGCAGCTTTCCGAGATCTGCGAATTGATTTTAGAAGAAAATAAAAAAAGAGGAGAGGACGAAAAGCCATTGTATTTAATGTACGACCAAATTTATTCGAACCTTACTTTTGGAGCAAAACATGTAGATCCGGTGTCTCTTTTCCCTGAAATGAGAGATTACACCATTTATATTGATGGTATCTCCAAATGCCTTGCTGCAACAGGAGTCAGAGTAGGTTGGGGATTCGGTCCGGCTCATATTTTAGATAAAATGAAGGCGCTTTTAACACACGTTGGGGCCTGGGCACCAAAACCGGAGCAGGAAGCCACAGCCAAATACTATGAAAATCCTGACGATGTAAACACTTTCGTAGAAGATTTCAAAAATAAACTGGAAGCAAGCTTAAAAGTACTTCATAATGGAATCCAGGATTTAAAGGGTAAAGGGCTTGCGGTGAATAGTATCGAACCGATGGGCGCACTGTACCTGACCATCAAATTAGATTATATCGGAAAAACCAAACCTGACGGATCCGTTATTGAAAATTCTTCTGATTTGGTATTTTATTTAATTAATGAAGCGGGAGTGGCGTTAGTTCCTTTCTCAGCTTTTGGAGAAGAAAAATCCGAGCCCTGGTTCAGAGCTTCTGTCGGAGGTGTGGCCACAGAGGAAATTTCAGCCATGATGCCGAAATTGGAGAAGGCTTTGATTGCTCTAAAGTAA
- a CDS encoding phospho-sugar mutase produces MSTLEKAKLWLSDTFDKETRDAVQLLIDSNSPDFEDSFYRELEFGTGGMRGIMGVGTNRLNKYTLGQATQGLANYMLKQFKGEEISVAIAYDVRNNSREFGKLVADVLTANGIKVLLFKDHRPTPELSFTVRDKKCNGGIVLTASHNPPEYNGYKVYWNDGAQIVPPHDEAIINEVYSVKFDEIKFNGNDALIEWIGEEQDEVYIDACIENSTYQNVGKENLNIVFTSIHGTTYTTVPKALKKAGFKKIDLVTEQMIPSGNFPTVNSPNPEEPAALEMAMDLAKITNADIVIGTDPDGDRLGIAVRNLEGEMQLLNGNQTNTILTYYILNEWRKLDKITGKEFIGSTIVTSDIFFDIAQKFGVQCKSGLTGFKWIGKMIRDFEGREKFVCGGEESFGFMTGDFVRDKDSCGSIVLACEIAAWCKANGRTMYQYLIEIYQETGMYYEGLVNLVRKGRDGAEEIQEMMKNFRENPPKELAGSLVEEVKDFKEQTNFIVSKGEKQVMNDIPKSNVLIYYTQDGTKVCVRPSGTEPKIKFYISVKDSISSESDFRDKLKSLDEKIQEVKKDLQLT; encoded by the coding sequence ATGTCAACATTAGAAAAAGCAAAACTGTGGTTAAGTGACACATTCGATAAAGAAACGAGAGATGCGGTTCAATTATTAATTGACAGCAATTCGCCTGATTTTGAAGACTCTTTTTACAGAGAGCTTGAATTCGGAACTGGAGGGATGAGAGGAATTATGGGAGTCGGAACCAATCGTTTAAATAAATATACGTTAGGTCAGGCTACACAGGGACTTGCGAATTACATGTTAAAGCAGTTTAAAGGGGAAGAAATCAGCGTAGCCATTGCTTACGATGTTCGAAATAACTCAAGAGAATTTGGGAAATTAGTGGCGGACGTTTTAACGGCAAACGGAATTAAAGTATTGCTTTTCAAGGATCACAGACCGACTCCGGAATTATCTTTCACAGTACGCGACAAAAAATGTAACGGAGGAATTGTACTGACTGCGTCTCACAATCCGCCGGAATACAATGGCTATAAAGTATACTGGAATGACGGAGCACAAATTGTTCCTCCTCATGATGAAGCGATTATAAATGAAGTTTATTCTGTAAAATTTGACGAAATTAAATTTAACGGAAATGATGCTTTAATTGAATGGATCGGAGAGGAGCAGGACGAAGTGTATATCGATGCCTGTATCGAAAACTCGACCTATCAGAATGTCGGTAAAGAAAACCTGAATATTGTTTTCACATCAATTCACGGTACAACCTATACAACCGTTCCTAAGGCACTTAAAAAAGCAGGTTTTAAGAAAATTGACCTGGTTACAGAGCAGATGATCCCGAGCGGAAATTTTCCAACGGTAAATTCTCCGAATCCTGAAGAGCCGGCGGCGTTGGAGATGGCGATGGATCTTGCAAAAATTACCAATGCTGACATTGTTATCGGAACAGATCCTGATGGCGACCGGTTAGGAATTGCAGTGAGAAATCTTGAGGGTGAAATGCAGTTGCTTAATGGAAATCAAACCAATACGATACTTACGTACTATATTCTGAATGAATGGAGAAAGCTTGATAAAATTACGGGCAAAGAGTTCATTGGCTCTACCATTGTAACCTCAGATATTTTCTTTGATATTGCTCAGAAATTCGGCGTGCAGTGTAAATCTGGTCTTACCGGATTCAAATGGATCGGAAAAATGATCCGTGATTTTGAGGGCAGAGAAAAATTTGTTTGTGGCGGTGAAGAAAGTTTCGGATTTATGACCGGAGATTTTGTAAGAGATAAAGATTCCTGCGGAAGTATTGTCCTGGCTTGTGAAATTGCGGCCTGGTGTAAAGCCAATGGCAGAACGATGTATCAATATCTTATCGAAATTTATCAGGAAACCGGAATGTATTATGAAGGATTGGTTAATCTGGTAAGAAAGGGCCGGGATGGTGCTGAAGAAATTCAGGAGATGATGAAAAACTTCCGTGAAAATCCTCCGAAAGAATTGGCCGGATCACTGGTGGAAGAAGTAAAAGACTTTAAAGAGCAAACCAATTTCATCGTTTCAAAAGGTGAAAAACAGGTTATGAATGATATTCCAAAATCAAACGTTTTGATCTACTATACTCAGGACGGTACAAAAGTTTGCGTAAGACCTTCAGGAACAGAGCCGAAAATTAAGTTTTATATTTCTGTGAAAGATTCAATTTCGTCTGAATCAGACTTCAGAGATAAATTAAAATCTCTGGATGAGAAAATTCAGGAGGTAAAAAAAGATCTTCAATTGACATAA
- a CDS encoding four helix bundle protein yields the protein MSFKFEKLIIWQKSMDFGERIFKLSRNFPKDEVFNLTSQVRRASDSIALNISEGSILQSKLEFRKFLGYSIRSLAEVVTCLYKAKNRKYFSEEDFSKLYSESYSLMHQIIAFRNQIKE from the coding sequence ATGAGTTTCAAATTTGAGAAACTGATTATTTGGCAAAAATCTATGGATTTTGGAGAAAGAATTTTTAAATTATCTAGAAACTTTCCGAAAGATGAAGTGTTTAATCTAACTTCACAAGTTAGAAGAGCATCGGATTCTATCGCATTAAATATTTCTGAAGGAAGTATTTTGCAATCAAAATTAGAGTTTAGAAAATTTCTAGGATATTCAATTCGTTCTTTGGCTGAAGTGGTAACCTGTTTATACAAAGCAAAAAACAGAAAATATTTTTCAGAAGAAGATTTTAGTAAATTATATAGTGAGAGTTATAGTCTTATGCATCAGATTATAGCATTTAGAAATCAAATAAAAGAATAA
- a CDS encoding GIN domain-containing protein — protein MRTIVYAILLLAMVACGKISPEGTIERKDVDVSEFVNLDLDGKFRVFYARGTKNFVEIETYPNVADNLDVDVNDKTLSIKEKRGTKGVDFYNVTIYSKYNLEKISISDSVEMNISSEIKTDNFKLNLKNYATFMGSVNTRRAEVEMMNRSRANFLGQTKDAIIKISDTASLIAPYWKIDNLKIDSKNGNYAEVNVKDSLKGHVQNTAKFIYYNDPIRAFKIDRETRVENKKLD, from the coding sequence ATGAGAACTATAGTATACGCAATCTTGCTTTTAGCGATGGTTGCCTGTGGGAAAATTTCTCCGGAAGGCACTATTGAGAGAAAAGATGTAGATGTTTCAGAATTTGTAAACCTTGACCTGGATGGAAAGTTCCGGGTGTTTTATGCAAGGGGAACAAAAAACTTTGTAGAAATAGAAACATATCCGAATGTTGCAGATAATCTTGATGTGGATGTAAATGATAAAACATTGTCAATCAAAGAAAAAAGGGGGACAAAGGGAGTGGATTTTTATAATGTAACCATCTATTCAAAATATAATCTTGAAAAAATCTCGATTTCTGATTCGGTAGAAATGAATATTTCCAGTGAAATTAAAACCGATAATTTCAAACTGAATTTAAAAAACTATGCAACCTTTATGGGTTCGGTAAACACCAGAAGAGCAGAAGTCGAAATGATGAACCGAAGCAGGGCCAATTTTTTGGGACAAACGAAAGATGCTATAATCAAAATTTCAGACACGGCAAGCCTGATTGCTCCCTACTGGAAAATAGATAACCTGAAAATTGATTCCAAAAATGGAAACTATGCAGAAGTGAATGTAAAGGACTCATTAAAAGGCCATGTTCAGAATACGGCAAAATTTATATATTACAATGATCCTATTCGTGCTTTTAAAATCGACAGGGAAACGAGAGTAGAAAATAAAAAATTAGATTAA
- a CDS encoding DUF3667 domain-containing protein produces MNKKSCLNCGHSISGEFCAHCGQKADTARITVHSLIKNDILGSIWHVEARFFNTLKDILLRPGKTAKDYISGKRIRYSNFISLLLILFGFNVLGLHFYEKFAPSETLANNSDIKDFFSKYSKTILFVIIPMLAVNAYLLFKKVKFNIAEHFIIGTVSLLGILILFLLDDIVSLIGLWKPVSKIFDIFGKVIFGLFILFPAVTYWNAFKNSYSKIGLLWRVLILYALMGIESFAIIIILYRIF; encoded by the coding sequence ATGAATAAAAAAAGTTGTCTGAACTGCGGCCATTCAATCTCCGGTGAGTTTTGTGCTCATTGCGGACAGAAAGCCGACACAGCAAGAATAACGGTTCATTCACTCATCAAAAATGATATTTTGGGATCGATCTGGCATGTTGAAGCCAGATTTTTCAATACTTTAAAAGATATTTTACTGAGACCCGGAAAAACGGCGAAAGATTATATTTCAGGAAAAAGAATCAGATACAGCAATTTTATATCGCTGTTACTGATTCTTTTTGGTTTTAATGTGTTGGGACTGCATTTTTATGAGAAATTTGCTCCTTCAGAAACTCTGGCGAATAATTCTGACATTAAAGACTTCTTTTCAAAATATTCGAAAACAATCCTTTTTGTGATCATTCCAATGTTGGCCGTTAATGCCTATCTGTTGTTTAAAAAGGTAAAATTCAACATTGCAGAGCATTTTATCATCGGAACAGTGAGTCTTTTAGGAATATTAATCTTATTTTTGTTGGACGATATCGTAAGTTTAATAGGTTTATGGAAGCCTGTTTCAAAGATTTTCGATATTTTTGGTAAAGTTATATTCGGTCTTTTTATTCTCTTCCCCGCAGTTACGTATTGGAATGCTTTTAAAAATTCATACTCAAAAATAGGATTACTGTGGAGAGTATTAATTCTTTATGCTTTAATGGGAATAGAAAGTTTCGCTATAATTATTATTTTATACAGAATATTTTAA
- a CDS encoding glycosyltransferase family 2 protein: MNLSIVIPLLNEEASLEELFSRIDHVCKSNGLSFEIWFVDDGSTDLSWSIIENLKVQHPQIHGIKFSKNYGKSQALHAAFERTNGEVIITMDADLQDFPEEIPELYNMVVQDNYDIVSGWKKKRFDNVMTKNVPSKLFNAAARKVSGVELHDFNCGLKAYKKQVVKTIDVYGDMHRYIPVLAANAGFRRITEKEVQHQARPYGTSKFGTERFIRGFLDLITLWFVSRFGGRPMHFFGAVGTLMFIVGFLSALWLGISKLIDVARGIYGHLITNNPWFFIALTMMIMGTLLFIAGFLGEMIIRTNREHKNYNIDEVI; encoded by the coding sequence ATGAATTTATCTATAGTTATTCCGTTACTGAACGAAGAAGCTTCTCTGGAAGAGCTTTTTTCAAGGATAGATCATGTTTGTAAATCAAACGGGTTATCTTTTGAAATATGGTTTGTAGATGACGGAAGTACAGATTTATCGTGGAGTATCATTGAGAATTTAAAAGTTCAGCATCCTCAGATCCACGGTATTAAATTTTCCAAAAATTATGGAAAATCCCAGGCGCTTCATGCCGCTTTTGAAAGAACAAATGGAGAAGTAATCATCACGATGGATGCTGATTTACAGGATTTTCCGGAAGAAATTCCTGAACTTTACAATATGGTTGTTCAGGATAATTACGATATCGTTTCCGGATGGAAGAAAAAACGTTTTGATAACGTAATGACGAAAAATGTCCCGTCAAAATTATTCAATGCGGCAGCAAGAAAAGTTTCGGGAGTCGAGCTTCATGATTTTAATTGTGGTTTGAAAGCCTATAAAAAACAGGTCGTTAAAACCATCGATGTATATGGAGATATGCACCGGTATATTCCTGTTCTGGCAGCCAATGCCGGTTTCAGAAGAATTACGGAAAAAGAAGTTCAGCACCAGGCAAGACCATACGGAACTTCAAAATTCGGAACCGAAAGATTTATCAGGGGTTTTCTGGACCTGATAACACTTTGGTTTGTAAGCAGGTTCGGAGGAAGACCGATGCATTTTTTCGGAGCCGTAGGTACGCTGATGTTTATCGTAGGCTTTCTGTCTGCACTTTGGTTGGGAATTTCAAAATTAATTGATGTGGCCCGTGGAATTTACGGACATTTAATTACCAATAATCCGTGGTTTTTTATTGCCTTAACCATGATGATTATGGGAACCCTGCTTTTTATTGCGGGATTTTTGGGAGAAATGATCATCAGAACAAACAGGGAACATAAGAATTATAATATCGATGAAGTGATTTAA
- a CDS encoding DUF4199 domain-containing protein — MTKSPSTLGILLFGTTMIVFFVVYYFFSGVEYFDISLKANAFVLPLIYAGAAFWSVKSYWNKNKVVSFKDAFKRSFVPMFIGGILSVFSIYAFLNFADTDAKKLLNYQYVTRQKAEMDKEYQSARKVLKHQKDIDELDQKYKERLPSFSPDAVKGKDMLTVSHFSGYFAAILIFYVVLSVFFGAFFRTRTIYQETTDQE, encoded by the coding sequence ATGACGAAAAGCCCTTCCACATTAGGAATTTTACTGTTTGGAACTACGATGATTGTTTTTTTCGTGGTGTATTACTTCTTTTCAGGAGTTGAGTATTTTGATATTTCACTGAAAGCCAATGCTTTCGTTCTGCCGTTAATTTATGCTGGAGCAGCATTCTGGTCGGTGAAATCATACTGGAATAAAAATAAAGTAGTATCTTTTAAAGATGCTTTTAAGAGGTCATTCGTTCCGATGTTCATCGGGGGAATCCTGTCTGTTTTCAGTATTTATGCATTCCTGAATTTCGCGGATACCGACGCAAAAAAGCTGCTGAATTATCAGTATGTAACCAGACAAAAAGCAGAAATGGACAAGGAATATCAGTCTGCAAGAAAGGTGTTGAAACATCAGAAGGACATTGATGAACTGGACCAGAAGTACAAAGAAAGGCTGCCGAGCTTTTCTCCTGACGCTGTAAAAGGAAAAGATATGCTTACGGTAAGTCATTTTTCAGGATATTTTGCAGCAATTCTTATATTTTACGTAGTTTTGTCGGTGTTTTTTGGAGCGTTTTTCAGAACCAGGACGATTTACCAGGAAACAACAGATCAAGAATAA
- a CDS encoding metal-dependent hydrolase yields MKIQYLGQNCFLFTYNDKTILCDPFYNYKKAESGFDIAAQKIDYILLTHAHGDHIADVEEVLQFHPEATIIAVPEICAHFKDAKNTDDVNLGGSAKIDDLKIYMVPAHHTSSFPDGSYGGVPVGYVFTLPEGKNIYLAGDTGVMADMELFPRLYGNLDLSILPVGSHYTMCPQKAAFAAAELLKTPKVIGCHFDTFPAIEINHESALKHFADKNVELVLPKLGEEFEF; encoded by the coding sequence ATGAAAATACAATATCTGGGACAAAACTGTTTTTTGTTCACTTACAATGACAAAACAATTTTATGTGACCCTTTCTACAACTACAAAAAAGCTGAATCAGGTTTTGATATAGCAGCACAAAAAATCGATTATATATTATTGACCCATGCGCACGGCGATCATATTGCAGATGTGGAGGAAGTATTACAGTTTCATCCCGAAGCAACAATTATCGCGGTACCGGAAATCTGTGCTCATTTTAAAGATGCTAAAAATACAGATGATGTAAACTTAGGAGGATCCGCAAAAATCGACGATCTTAAAATCTATATGGTTCCGGCGCATCATACCAGTTCGTTCCCTGACGGGAGCTACGGAGGCGTTCCTGTAGGATATGTTTTTACTCTTCCTGAAGGTAAAAACATATATCTGGCTGGCGATACCGGAGTAATGGCAGATATGGAGCTGTTTCCAAGATTATATGGTAATTTAGACCTTTCTATTCTTCCTGTTGGCAGTCATTACACCATGTGTCCTCAAAAAGCAGCTTTTGCAGCAGCAGAATTATTGAAAACACCAAAAGTGATCGGATGCCATTTTGATACATTCCCTGCTATTGAAATTAATCACGAAAGTGCGCTGAAGCATTTTGCAGATAAAAATGTAGAACTTGTTTTACCGAAATTAGGAGAGGAATTCGAATTTTAA
- the menA gene encoding 1,4-dihydroxy-2-naphthoate octaprenyltransferase, producing the protein MTDWIKAARLRTLPLSLSGIIMGAFIAKWRLYGEGGIWDWKIFALALLVTLLYQILSNYANDYGDGIKGTDAKRATEAESRAVASGKITAGQMKNAVILFSILSFTATVALLYMAFIPDHMNEFYIFIGLGVACILAAIGYTVGKKPYGYMGLGDLFVFIFFGLVSVCGSYFLFTKTFSWDMLLPGTAIGMMSMAVLNLNNMRDIESDRLSGKNSFALRIGFRNAMIYEMVLLQLPLILILIFFGINGFFQSQNYYVFIVMILLIPIAKLRRKIMEVKEPRQLDPFLKQVGIITFVMAVLTAFGLNFFS; encoded by the coding sequence ATGACTGATTGGATAAAGGCCGCAAGGCTACGAACGTTGCCGCTTTCTTTAAGCGGAATTATAATGGGAGCTTTCATTGCAAAATGGAGGCTTTATGGTGAAGGTGGAATTTGGGACTGGAAGATTTTTGCATTGGCACTTCTGGTGACTTTGTTATATCAGATCTTATCAAATTATGCCAATGATTACGGAGACGGCATAAAAGGGACAGATGCCAAAAGAGCGACGGAAGCAGAATCCAGGGCTGTAGCATCAGGAAAAATTACGGCAGGACAAATGAAAAATGCCGTTATTCTTTTCTCAATTTTATCTTTTACAGCGACTGTTGCTCTTCTTTATATGGCTTTCATTCCTGATCATATGAATGAATTTTATATCTTCATCGGATTGGGGGTAGCCTGTATTTTAGCGGCGATAGGATATACGGTTGGTAAAAAACCTTACGGATACATGGGATTGGGAGATCTTTTTGTGTTTATCTTTTTCGGATTGGTATCGGTCTGCGGAAGTTATTTTCTCTTTACAAAAACATTCAGCTGGGATATGCTGTTGCCGGGAACAGCCATCGGAATGATGAGCATGGCTGTTTTGAATCTGAATAATATGAGAGACATCGAAAGCGACAGATTGTCAGGTAAAAACAGTTTTGCATTAAGAATTGGTTTCAGAAATGCAATGATTTACGAAATGGTTTTACTGCAGCTTCCTTTGATTTTAATCTTGATTTTCTTTGGAATTAACGGATTTTTCCAGTCTCAAAACTATTACGTGTTCATCGTAATGATTTTATTGATTCCGATTGCCAAGCTGAGAAGAAAAATTATGGAAGTTAAAGAACCGAGACAACTGGATCCTTTTTTGAAGCAGGTAGGTATCATTACTTTCGTAATGGCAGTGCTTACTGCTTTCGGACTTAACTTTTTCAGTTAA
- a CDS encoding 1,4-dihydroxy-2-naphthoyl-CoA synthase has translation MIEWKTVKEYEDITYKKCNGVARIAFNRPEIRNAFRPKTTSELYDAFYDASEDPSIGVVLLSGEGPSPKDGGWAFCSGGDQKARGHQGYVGEDGRHRLNILEVQRLIRFMPKAVIAVVPGWAVGGGHSLHVVCDLTLASKEHAIFKQTDADVTSFDGGYGSAYLAKMVGQKKAREIFFLGRNYSAQEAFEMGMVNAVISHDELEDTAYEWAQEILAKSPTSIRMLKFAMNLTDDGMVGQQVFAGEATRLAYMTEEAKEGRNAFLEKRKPDFGKDKWIS, from the coding sequence ATGATCGAGTGGAAAACCGTCAAAGAATATGAGGACATTACTTATAAAAAATGCAACGGGGTGGCAAGAATTGCTTTCAACAGACCTGAAATCCGCAATGCTTTCAGACCGAAAACTACTTCAGAATTATATGATGCTTTTTATGACGCTTCAGAAGATCCTTCAATAGGAGTGGTTTTGCTTTCAGGAGAAGGGCCGAGTCCTAAAGATGGTGGTTGGGCTTTTTGCAGCGGAGGCGACCAGAAGGCGAGGGGGCATCAGGGATATGTAGGAGAAGACGGAAGACACCGGTTGAATATTTTAGAAGTTCAGCGCCTGATCCGGTTTATGCCAAAAGCGGTTATTGCAGTTGTACCTGGATGGGCAGTCGGTGGAGGTCATTCTCTTCATGTCGTCTGCGATCTTACGTTAGCCAGTAAAGAGCATGCCATTTTTAAGCAGACTGATGCTGATGTTACCAGTTTTGACGGAGGATATGGTTCAGCCTACCTTGCCAAAATGGTCGGACAGAAAAAAGCACGTGAAATTTTCTTTTTAGGCAGAAACTATTCGGCTCAGGAAGCTTTTGAAATGGGAATGGTAAATGCTGTAATTTCTCATGATGAACTGGAAGATACTGCTTATGAATGGGCGCAGGAAATTTTGGCAAAATCTCCGACATCAATACGAATGCTGAAATTCGCCATGAATTTAACGGATGACGGAATGGTAGGGCAACAGGTTTTTGCAGGAGAAGCAACCCGTTTAGCATATATGACAGAGGAGGCGAAAGAAGGTAGAAATGCATTCCTGGAAAAAAGAAAGCCGGACTTCGGGAAGGATAAATGGATATCATAA